One Streptomyces mobaraensis NBRC 13819 = DSM 40847 DNA segment encodes these proteins:
- a CDS encoding cation:proton antiporter: MRTRGARPLAICLLSVLPLLAAGLLLWHGAAGKGGGHSGSGGAARGGPPVEAWRLLLALAVVVAVARGLGTLASRYLGQPRVVGEMVSGIVLGPSVLGLVAPRAYDALFPAALHAYLNLVAQIGLALFMFLIGMEFGETRHEDTGRTGVAVGLVGVCLSFGLGCGLGYALYTGYAPEGVGFLPFTLFLGLAMSVTAFPVLARLLMERGMLQSRAGAYAIVGAATADLACWLLLAGVVALLRGGSPLGVLRTLALTAAFFGVMVVVVRPALRRLLERPERRLADGGVLTLIIPGVLLSAVATELIGIHLIFGAFLFGAVCPKSTPVLENARGKLQELVTAVLLPPFFASVGVKTDLLRLGDGGGALWVWAGVALLVAVAGKLTGSAAAAALMSVERVDALRIGVLMNCRGLTELVILTIGLDLGVLSPALFTMLVVVTLCATVMTAPLLDLLDRAEARRAAPAPAKAAAVAR, encoded by the coding sequence ATGAGAACGCGCGGCGCCCGCCCGCTCGCCATCTGCCTGCTGTCGGTGCTGCCGCTGCTGGCCGCGGGCCTGCTGCTGTGGCACGGCGCCGCGGGCAAGGGCGGCGGGCACTCCGGGTCCGGGGGCGCCGCGCGGGGCGGACCCCCCGTCGAGGCGTGGCGGTTGCTGCTCGCCCTCGCCGTGGTGGTGGCCGTCGCGCGGGGCCTCGGGACGCTGGCGAGCCGGTACCTGGGGCAGCCGCGCGTGGTGGGCGAGATGGTCTCCGGGATCGTCCTGGGCCCCTCGGTGCTCGGCCTCGTCGCCCCCCGCGCCTACGACGCCCTCTTCCCCGCCGCCCTCCACGCGTACCTCAACCTCGTCGCCCAGATCGGGCTGGCGCTGTTCATGTTCCTGATCGGCATGGAGTTCGGCGAGACCCGGCACGAGGACACGGGCCGCACCGGCGTCGCCGTGGGACTCGTCGGCGTCTGCCTGTCGTTCGGGCTCGGCTGCGGCCTGGGGTACGCGCTGTACACCGGCTACGCCCCGGAGGGCGTCGGCTTCCTGCCGTTCACCCTGTTCCTGGGCCTGGCCATGAGCGTGACCGCCTTCCCCGTACTGGCCCGGCTGCTGATGGAACGCGGCATGCTGCAGTCCCGGGCGGGCGCGTACGCCATCGTGGGGGCGGCCACCGCCGACCTCGCCTGCTGGCTGCTGCTCGCGGGCGTCGTCGCGCTGCTGCGCGGCGGTTCGCCGCTGGGCGTGCTGCGCACCCTCGCGCTGACCGCGGCCTTCTTCGGCGTCATGGTGGTGGTCGTCCGCCCCGCCCTGCGCCGCCTCCTGGAACGGCCCGAGCGCCGGCTCGCCGACGGCGGTGTACTCACCCTGATCATCCCGGGCGTCCTGCTGTCGGCGGTCGCCACCGAGCTGATCGGCATCCACCTCATCTTCGGCGCCTTCCTCTTCGGTGCCGTCTGCCCGAAGTCGACGCCGGTCCTGGAGAACGCCCGCGGCAAACTGCAGGAACTCGTCACGGCCGTGCTGCTGCCCCCGTTCTTCGCCTCGGTCGGGGTGAAGACCGACCTGCTGCGGCTCGGTGACGGCGGCGGGGCCCTGTGGGTGTGGGCCGGTGTCGCCCTCCTCGTCGCCGTCGCGGGGAAGTTGACGGGCAGCGCGGCCGCGGCGGCGCTGATGTCGGTGGAACGCGTCGACGCCCTGCGCATCGGCGTGCTCATGAACTGCCGCGGGCTGACCGAGCTGGTGATCCTCACCATCGGACTCGACCTCGGCGTCCTGTCGCCGGCGCTGTTCACCATGCTGGTCGTGGTCACCCTGTGCGCCACCGTCATGACCGCTCCGCTGCTCGACCTGCTGGACCGCGCGGAGGCGCGCCGCGCCGCGCCCGCTCCCGCGAAGGCGGCGGCCGTGGCCCGCTGA